One region of Pseudomonas sp. B21-040 genomic DNA includes:
- a CDS encoding type II toxin-antitoxin system HicA family toxin — translation MRSREMIRMIEEDGWYLVAVKGSHHQYKHLYKSGRVTIKHPDSDLPKGTINSILKQAGLK, via the coding sequence ATGCGAAGTCGGGAAATGATCAGGATGATCGAGGAGGATGGTTGGTATCTGGTGGCCGTAAAAGGCAGCCACCATCAGTACAAGCATTTGTATAAGTCAGGCAGGGTAACGATCAAGCACCCTGATTCGGATCTTCCAAAAGGGACGATCAACAGCATATTGAAACAGGCGGGTCTGAAATGA
- a CDS encoding SDR family oxidoreductase, whose amino-acid sequence MTHQKVAIVTGASRGIGAVIAKQLASDGFAVAINYASSATEASRLVVELRQAGHQAIAIKADVASADDVRRMFDETEAQLGKVDVLINNAGILKVMPLAQHTDELFEQTFNIHARGTFNTLREAATRLNGGGRIINFSSSTVGLNLPGYAVYIASKAAVESLTQVFAKEMRGRNITVNAVAPGPVATELFLQGKSEEQIQSFAKMPPLERLGQPEDIARVVSFLAGPDSGWVNGQILRANGGLV is encoded by the coding sequence ATGACTCACCAAAAAGTTGCCATCGTCACCGGCGCCTCGCGCGGCATCGGCGCAGTGATCGCCAAACAACTGGCCAGCGACGGTTTTGCCGTCGCCATCAATTACGCCAGCAGCGCCACTGAAGCCTCAAGGCTGGTTGTGGAATTGCGTCAGGCCGGTCATCAAGCCATAGCGATCAAGGCTGATGTAGCCAGCGCCGACGACGTGCGCCGGATGTTCGACGAGACTGAAGCGCAATTGGGCAAGGTCGATGTGCTGATCAACAACGCTGGCATCCTCAAGGTCATGCCCTTGGCGCAGCACACGGATGAACTGTTCGAGCAGACCTTCAACATCCACGCGCGCGGCACGTTCAACACCTTGCGCGAAGCGGCGACGCGCCTGAACGGTGGCGGACGGATCATCAACTTTTCCAGCAGCACCGTCGGCCTTAACTTGCCGGGTTACGCGGTGTACATCGCCAGCAAAGCGGCGGTGGAGTCGCTGACCCAAGTGTTTGCCAAGGAAATGCGCGGGCGCAACATCACCGTCAATGCCGTGGCACCGGGACCGGTGGCCACCGAGTTGTTTTTGCAGGGCAAGAGTGAGGAACAGATTCAGAGCTTCGCCAAGATGCCGCCGCTGGAGCGCTTGGGTCAGCCGGAGGACATTGCCCGGGTGGTGTCGTTTCTGGCGGGGCCGGATTCGGGCTGGGTCAACGGGCAGATTTTGCGGGCCAATGGTGGGTTGGTTTAA
- the mgrA gene encoding L-glyceraldehyde 3-phosphate reductase — protein sequence MTYTAAENRYDSIPYRRVGRSGLVLPALSLGLWHNFGDSTPIDTQRSLLRTAFDLGINHFDLANNYGPPYGSAEINFGRLLREDFKQYRDELIISSKAGWDMWPGPYGQGGGSRKYVLASLDQSLQRLGLDYVDIFYSHRFDPDTPLEETASALATAVQQGKALYIGISSYSGVKTREMAALLKEWKVPLLIHQPAYNLLNRWVEKDLLEVTDELGTGVIAFTPLAQGLLTDKYLNGIPKDARVNRPGGGSLQSSHLSEANIAHVRGLNEIARRRGQSLAQLALAWTLRDPRVTSALIGASRPEQIIENVGALKKLSFSAEELAEIDRFAQEGGINLWEKPSTAE from the coding sequence ATGACCTACACCGCTGCCGAAAACCGCTACGACTCCATCCCTTACCGCCGCGTGGGGCGCAGCGGTCTGGTGCTGCCGGCGTTGTCCCTGGGACTGTGGCACAACTTCGGCGACAGTACGCCGATCGACACCCAGCGTTCGTTGTTGCGCACGGCGTTCGACCTGGGCATCAATCACTTCGACCTGGCCAACAACTACGGCCCGCCGTACGGCAGTGCCGAGATCAATTTCGGCCGATTGCTACGTGAAGACTTCAAGCAGTATCGCGATGAGCTGATCATCTCCAGCAAGGCTGGCTGGGACATGTGGCCCGGTCCTTACGGGCAGGGCGGTGGTTCGCGCAAATACGTGCTGGCCAGCCTGGATCAGAGCCTGCAACGGCTGGGCCTGGACTATGTGGACATTTTCTACTCGCACCGCTTTGACCCGGACACACCACTGGAAGAAACCGCCAGTGCACTGGCGACCGCTGTACAACAAGGCAAGGCGTTGTACATCGGCATCTCGTCCTATTCCGGGGTGAAAACCCGTGAGATGGCGGCGCTGTTGAAAGAGTGGAAAGTGCCGCTGCTGATTCATCAGCCGGCGTACAACCTGCTCAACCGTTGGGTGGAAAAGGACCTGCTGGAAGTCACCGACGAACTCGGCACCGGCGTGATTGCTTTCACCCCATTGGCGCAGGGCCTGTTGACCGACAAATACCTCAACGGCATTCCGAAGGATGCGCGGGTCAATCGTCCGGGGGGTGGTTCGTTGCAGTCGTCGCACCTGTCCGAAGCCAACATCGCCCATGTGCGTGGGCTCAATGAAATCGCCAGGCGTCGTGGGCAAAGTCTGGCGCAATTGGCGTTGGCCTGGACATTGCGCGACCCTCGGGTGACCTCGGCGTTGATCGGTGCTAGCCGGCCGGAGCAGATTATCGAGAACGTCGGGGCGTTGAAAAAGTTGAGCTTCAGCGCGGAAGAACTGGCGGAGATTGATCGGTTCGCCCAAGAGGGTGGGATCAATCTTTGGGAGAAGCCTTCAACTGCTGAGTGA
- the tauC gene encoding taurine ABC transporter permease TauC gives MSSYEIPAVTVKPSSTVIPVRRSLSTRWISVLTLVALVILWWAVTATGMIEPLFLPPPSAVLQKGWLLATSGYMDSTLWQHLGASLSRIGLGLGFAVLTAVPVGIAIGHNRIARGILDPLIEFYRPIPPLAYLPLIVIWCGIGELSKVLLIYLAIFAPIAIATATGVRTVDPAKLRAAQSLGATRAQLIRHVILPSALPDILTGVRIGLGVGWSTLVAAELIAATSGLGFMVQSAAQFLVTDVVVLGILVIALIAFAMEMGLRALQRKLVPWHGQAH, from the coding sequence ATGAGCAGCTATGAAATTCCGGCCGTGACGGTGAAACCGAGTTCGACGGTGATTCCGGTTCGTCGCAGTTTGAGCACCCGCTGGATCAGCGTGCTGACACTGGTGGCGCTCGTGATCCTCTGGTGGGCCGTCACGGCCACGGGGATGATCGAACCGTTGTTCCTGCCGCCACCATCCGCCGTGCTGCAAAAGGGTTGGCTGCTGGCGACTTCCGGCTACATGGATTCGACGTTGTGGCAGCATTTGGGCGCGAGCCTGAGCCGTATCGGCCTGGGCCTCGGCTTTGCCGTGCTGACCGCTGTGCCGGTGGGGATCGCCATCGGCCACAACCGCATCGCTCGCGGCATTCTCGATCCGCTGATCGAGTTCTACCGCCCGATTCCACCGTTGGCGTATCTGCCGCTGATCGTGATCTGGTGCGGCATCGGTGAGTTGTCGAAAGTCTTGCTGATCTACCTGGCGATTTTCGCCCCGATTGCCATCGCTACCGCGACCGGTGTGCGCACTGTCGACCCAGCCAAGTTGCGTGCAGCGCAGTCGCTGGGTGCAACCCGCGCGCAGTTGATTCGTCATGTGATTCTGCCGAGTGCCTTGCCGGATATTCTGACCGGCGTGCGCATTGGCCTGGGCGTGGGTTGGTCGACCCTGGTCGCCGCCGAATTGATCGCCGCCACTAGCGGTTTGGGCTTCATGGTGCAGTCGGCCGCGCAGTTCCTGGTCACCGATGTGGTGGTGCTGGGGATTCTGGTGATTGCCCTGATCGCCTTCGCCATGGAAATGGGCCTGCGCGCCCTGCAACGCAAACTGGTGCCGTGGCATGGCCAGGCCCATTGA
- the tauB gene encoding taurine ABC transporter ATP-binding subunit: MALLQLERISAQYPGSPEPVLADISLSLGPQQLLVALGPSGSGKTSLLNLIAGFVEPSAGRITLDGVPVKGPSAERGVVFQDDALLPWQDVLANVGFGLELAGVPRDKRETRAKEMLALVDLTGFENRRIWQLSGGQKQRVGLARALAADPRVLLMDEPFGALDAFTREQMQELLLQVWRRTAKPVFLITHDIEEAVFLATDLILLAPNPGQIVERLSLDFGQRYAAGESARAIKSDPRFIETREHVLAKVFSQRSAAQRQERA, encoded by the coding sequence ATGGCCTTGCTACAGCTGGAGCGCATCAGCGCACAGTACCCCGGTAGTCCGGAACCGGTACTGGCGGATATTTCCCTGAGCCTGGGGCCCCAGCAGTTGCTGGTTGCCCTCGGCCCGTCCGGCAGTGGCAAGACTTCGCTGTTGAACCTGATCGCCGGTTTTGTCGAGCCCAGTGCCGGGCGCATTACCCTCGACGGCGTGCCGGTCAAGGGCCCGAGTGCCGAACGCGGCGTGGTGTTTCAGGACGACGCGTTACTGCCTTGGCAGGACGTATTGGCCAACGTCGGTTTCGGTCTGGAGCTGGCGGGCGTTCCTCGGGACAAACGTGAAACCCGCGCGAAGGAAATGCTCGCGCTGGTCGACCTTACCGGTTTCGAAAACCGTCGCATCTGGCAGCTCTCGGGCGGCCAGAAGCAGCGTGTCGGCCTTGCCCGCGCATTAGCCGCCGACCCTCGCGTCTTGCTCATGGACGAGCCCTTCGGCGCTCTCGACGCCTTCACCCGCGAACAGATGCAGGAGCTGTTGCTGCAAGTCTGGCGACGTACCGCCAAGCCGGTGTTCCTGATTACCCACGACATTGAAGAAGCAGTCTTCCTCGCGACAGACCTGATTCTGCTGGCGCCCAATCCTGGGCAAATCGTCGAGCGCCTGAGCCTGGATTTCGGCCAACGTTATGCGGCCGGCGAGTCGGCGCGGGCGATCAAATCCGACCCGCGCTTTATCGAAACCCGCGAACACGTGCTCGCCAAAGTATTCTCCCAACGCAGCGCCGCCCAGCGGCAGGAGCGCGCATGA
- the tauA gene encoding taurine ABC transporter substrate-binding protein, producing MKLTFPLRLLAAATLAAASLFAQAADVTVAYQTTVDPAKVAQADGAYEKATKADISWRKFDNGADIIAAIASGDVQIGYLGSSPLTAAITRKVPVETFLIATQIGAAEALVARDGSGIKTPQDLIGKKIAVPFVSTGHYSLLAALKHWNIDPSKVTVLNLAPPAIIAAWKRGDIDATYVWDPALGVAKENGKVLITSGELAKFGAPTFDAWIVRKDFAEKHPEIVTAFAKVTLDAYADYRKDPKAWLANQSNVDKLVKLSGAKASDIPLLLQGNVYPLAADQVITLGAPTTKAITDTAAFLKEQGKVEAVLPDYAPYVNAKFITN from the coding sequence ATGAAACTGACCTTCCCACTTCGCTTGCTGGCGGCCGCCACTCTGGCTGCAGCGAGTCTGTTTGCCCAAGCCGCTGACGTTACCGTTGCCTACCAGACCACCGTGGACCCGGCAAAAGTTGCCCAGGCCGACGGCGCCTACGAAAAAGCCACCAAAGCCGATATCAGCTGGCGAAAATTCGACAACGGTGCCGACATCATTGCCGCCATCGCCTCGGGTGACGTGCAGATCGGCTACCTCGGTTCCAGCCCCCTGACGGCGGCGATCACCCGCAAAGTGCCGGTGGAAACCTTCCTCATCGCCACCCAGATCGGCGCTGCCGAAGCGCTCGTCGCGCGTGACGGCTCCGGGATCAAGACACCGCAGGATCTGATCGGCAAGAAAATCGCCGTGCCATTCGTTTCCACCGGTCACTACAGCCTGCTGGCTGCGTTGAAGCACTGGAACATCGACCCGTCGAAAGTCACCGTCCTCAATCTGGCTCCACCCGCGATCATTGCTGCGTGGAAACGCGGTGACATTGACGCCACCTACGTCTGGGATCCAGCCCTGGGTGTCGCCAAGGAAAACGGCAAAGTACTGATCACCTCCGGCGAACTGGCCAAGTTCGGCGCACCAACCTTCGATGCCTGGATCGTGCGCAAAGACTTCGCCGAGAAGCACCCGGAAATCGTCACTGCGTTCGCCAAAGTGACCCTGGACGCCTACGCCGACTACCGCAAAGACCCGAAAGCCTGGCTCGCCAACCAAAGCAACGTCGACAAACTGGTGAAGCTCTCCGGCGCCAAGGCCAGCGACATTCCATTGCTGCTGCAAGGCAACGTCTACCCGCTGGCGGCTGACCAGGTGATCACCCTCGGCGCACCGACCACCAAAGCCATCACCGACACCGCCGCGTTCCTCAAGGAACAAGGCAAGGTCGAAGCCGTGCTGCCGGACTACGCACCGTACGTCAACGCCAAGTTCATCACCAACTGA
- the tauD gene encoding taurine dioxygenase, translating to MSYLTIVPLSSALGAQISGVDTSQPLNLEQRDAIEQALLKHQVLFFRDQPITPQQQARFAAHFGDLHIHPIYPNVPEQPEVLILDTAVTDVRDNAIWHTDVTFLPTPAMGAVLSAKLLPEFGGDTLWASGIAAYEALSAPMKSLLEGLTATHDFTRSFPLERYGNTPEALAQWEEARRKNPPLSHPVIRTHPVSGRRSLFVNEGFTSKINELSDTESEAVLKFLFAHATRPEFTIRWRWQKDDVAFWDNRVTQHYAVDDYRPARRVMQRATVLGDVPFFR from the coding sequence ATGAGCTACCTGACCATCGTCCCCCTCAGTTCTGCCCTCGGTGCGCAAATCAGCGGCGTCGATACCAGCCAGCCACTGAACCTGGAACAGCGCGATGCCATTGAGCAAGCGCTGCTCAAGCATCAAGTGCTGTTCTTCCGCGACCAGCCGATCACGCCGCAGCAGCAGGCACGATTCGCCGCCCATTTCGGCGACCTGCACATTCACCCGATCTACCCCAACGTACCGGAACAACCGGAAGTGTTGATCCTCGACACTGCCGTCACCGACGTGCGCGACAACGCGATCTGGCACACCGATGTGACCTTCCTGCCGACCCCGGCCATGGGCGCAGTACTCAGCGCCAAGTTGCTGCCGGAGTTTGGCGGTGACACGTTGTGGGCCAGTGGGATTGCGGCGTATGAAGCATTGTCCGCGCCGATGAAGTCCTTGCTCGAAGGGCTGACCGCCACCCACGATTTCACCCGTTCGTTCCCGCTTGAGCGTTATGGCAATACGCCCGAAGCGCTGGCCCAGTGGGAAGAGGCACGACGCAAGAATCCGCCCTTGTCGCACCCGGTCATTCGTACACACCCGGTGAGCGGGCGGCGCTCGTTGTTCGTCAATGAAGGGTTCACGTCGAAGATCAACGAACTGTCGGACACCGAGAGCGAAGCGGTTCTGAAGTTCTTGTTCGCCCATGCCACACGGCCGGAATTTACCATTCGCTGGCGCTGGCAGAAGGATGATGTGGCGTTCTGGGATAACCGCGTGACCCAGCATTACGCGGTGGATGACTACCGCCCGGCGCGGCGGGTGATGCAGCGGGCGACGGTGTTGGGGGATGTGCCGTTTTTCCGGTAA
- the gshA gene encoding glutamate--cysteine ligase: MSELLNRRLALLGERANLSLLEQCLHGIERECLRVTGEGRLAQTPHPEELGSALTNEQITTDYSESLLEFITPALPDPADTLASLDKIHRFAYSKLGNEYLWSPSMPCPLPAEEDIPIAYYGTSNIGQLKYVYRKGLALRYGKTMQCIAGIHYNFSLPEKLWPLLKQVEDFVGDDRDYQSTAYIALIRNFRRYSWLLMYLFGASPALDAGFLRGRSHQLEQLDPDTLYLPYATSLRMSDLGYQSNAQAGLTPCYNDLSSYTDSLRKAVATPYAPYVEIGTHQDGEWVQLNTNILQIENEYYSNIRPKRVTYTGERPIQALVARGIQYVEVRCLDINPFLPMGIDLTESRFLDAFLLYCALNDSPLLTNTSCGNATSNFLSVVKEGRRPGLQLQRDGQPVDLKEWAGELLEKIAPLAALLDQSHGGDAHSKALDTQMAKVQDPSLTPSAQVLASMAEHKESFAQFSLRQSQAHAEFFRSEPLAADEQAKFEELARSSLAQQVELEQNEVGDFDVFVGAYQASILAISN; the protein is encoded by the coding sequence TTGAGCGAACTTCTCAACCGCCGCCTGGCCCTGCTTGGCGAGCGCGCTAACCTCTCTCTGCTCGAACAGTGCCTTCACGGCATCGAACGTGAATGCCTGCGCGTGACCGGCGAAGGTCGCCTGGCGCAAACGCCGCACCCGGAAGAATTGGGTTCCGCGCTGACCAACGAACAGATCACCACCGACTATTCCGAGTCGCTGCTGGAGTTCATCACTCCGGCCCTGCCCGACCCGGCGGACACGTTGGCGAGCCTGGACAAGATTCACCGTTTTGCCTACAGCAAGCTCGGCAACGAGTACCTGTGGAGCCCCTCGATGCCGTGCCCGTTGCCGGCCGAGGAAGACATCCCGATTGCCTACTACGGCACGTCCAACATCGGGCAGCTCAAGTACGTGTATCGCAAGGGCCTGGCCCTGCGTTACGGCAAGACCATGCAGTGCATCGCCGGGATCCACTACAACTTTTCCCTGCCGGAAAAGCTCTGGCCGCTGCTCAAGCAAGTTGAAGATTTTGTTGGCGACGATCGCGACTATCAGTCAACGGCCTACATCGCCCTGATCCGCAACTTCCGCCGCTACAGCTGGCTGCTGATGTACCTGTTTGGCGCCTCGCCCGCACTGGACGCCGGCTTCCTGCGTGGTCGCTCGCACCAGTTGGAACAACTGGACCCGGACACCTTGTACCTGCCGTACGCCACCAGCCTGCGCATGAGCGACCTGGGTTACCAGAGCAACGCCCAGGCCGGCTTGACGCCGTGCTACAACGATCTGTCGAGCTACACCGATAGCCTGCGCAAAGCGGTCGCCACACCGTATGCACCGTATGTCGAGATCGGCACGCATCAGGACGGTGAGTGGGTTCAGCTCAACACCAACATTCTGCAGATCGAAAACGAGTACTACTCCAACATCCGCCCGAAGCGCGTGACCTACACCGGCGAACGGCCGATTCAGGCGCTGGTGGCCCGTGGCATTCAGTACGTTGAAGTGCGCTGCCTGGACATCAACCCGTTCCTGCCAATGGGCATCGATCTCACCGAGTCGCGTTTCCTCGATGCGTTCCTGCTGTATTGCGCGCTGAACGACAGCCCGCTGCTGACCAACACCAGTTGCGGCAACGCGACGTCGAACTTCCTCAGCGTGGTCAAGGAAGGTCGTCGTCCGGGCCTGCAACTGCAACGGGATGGCCAGCCGGTTGACCTGAAAGAGTGGGCGGGCGAGCTGCTGGAAAAAATCGCTCCGCTGGCCGCACTGCTCGATCAGAGCCATGGCGGAGATGCGCACAGCAAGGCGCTGGATACGCAAATGGCCAAGGTCCAGGATCCGTCCCTGACACCGTCGGCCCAGGTGTTGGCATCGATGGCTGAGCACAAGGAAAGTTTCGCGCAGTTCTCCTTGCGTCAAAGCCAGGCCCATGCCGAGTTCTTCCGCAGCGAGCCATTGGCGGCGGATGAGCAGGCCAAGTTTGAAGAACTGGCGCGTTCGTCGCTGGCCCAGCAGGTTGAGCTGGAACAGAACGAAGTCGGTGATTTCGACGTGTTTGTCGGCGCGTATCAGGCGAGCATTTTGGCAATCAGTAACTAA
- a CDS encoding LysR family transcriptional regulator has translation MDQVKAMKVFVRIYERGSFTLAAEDLNLPRATLTHTLNQFEAWLGTRLLERSTRKVRATLDGEAYYLRCVQLLAELEEAELAFRGCAPKGRLRVDLHGTLAKNFVIPALPQFMERYPDIDLSISESDRFVDLIAEGVDCVLRAGTLTDSALVGKRIANLRQITCASPAYLRKYGEPKTLEDLKHHRAVNYVSRTTGKLFPFEFRVDGEIKEVAIDGALSVFGAEIYAASAIAGLGLIQCPHYRMETQIAQGLIQEVLTDMPPPAMPVSVLYPHNRHMSPRVRVFVDWLGEVFAGAG, from the coding sequence GTGGATCAAGTCAAAGCGATGAAGGTGTTCGTGCGGATCTACGAGCGCGGCAGCTTCACCCTGGCGGCCGAAGACTTGAACCTGCCCCGCGCAACGTTGACTCACACCCTGAACCAGTTCGAAGCCTGGCTCGGCACACGGTTGCTGGAGCGCAGTACGCGCAAGGTGCGTGCGACCCTGGACGGCGAGGCGTACTACTTGCGCTGCGTGCAACTGTTGGCGGAGCTGGAAGAGGCCGAGCTGGCGTTTCGCGGTTGCGCGCCGAAAGGCCGATTACGGGTCGACCTGCACGGCACGCTGGCTAAAAATTTTGTGATCCCCGCCTTGCCGCAATTCATGGAGCGCTACCCGGACATCGACCTGTCCATCAGCGAATCCGACCGCTTTGTCGACTTGATTGCCGAAGGCGTCGACTGCGTGCTGCGCGCGGGTACGCTGACGGATTCGGCGCTGGTCGGTAAACGCATCGCCAACCTGCGCCAGATCACCTGCGCCAGCCCCGCGTACTTACGCAAATACGGCGAACCGAAAACCCTCGAAGACCTCAAGCATCACCGTGCGGTGAACTACGTTTCGCGCACCACGGGCAAGCTGTTTCCGTTCGAATTCAGAGTGGACGGCGAGATCAAGGAAGTCGCCATTGACGGCGCGCTTTCAGTGTTCGGCGCGGAAATCTACGCCGCCTCGGCGATTGCCGGATTGGGATTGATCCAGTGCCCGCATTACCGGATGGAAACGCAGATTGCCCAAGGACTGATACAGGAAGTCCTCACCGACATGCCGCCACCGGCGATGCCGGTCTCCGTGTTGTATCCGCACAACCGACACATGTCGCCACGGGTCCGGGTGTTTGTGGATTGGTTGGGGGAGGTGTTTGCGGGGGCGGGGTAG
- the betT gene encoding choline transporter BetT: MNPPVFYFSASFILLFGIVVIAMPEQAGAWLLAAQNWAANTVGWYYMLAMTLYLVFVVVTALSGCGKIKLGADHDEPEFSYLSWAGMLFAAGISITLFFFCVSEPLTHMLQPPQGEAGTADAARQAMQILFLHWGLHGWGVFAFVGMALAYFAYRHNLPLALRSALYPLIGKRINGPIGYAVDGFGIIATVFGLGADMGFGVLHLNSGLDYLFGIAHTQWIQVGLITLMMGAAIIVAVSGVDKGVRVMSDINMLLACALLLFVLFAGPTQHLLNTLIQNLGDYLGALPMKSFDLYAYDKPSDWLGGWTVFYWAWWIAWSPFVGLFIARISRGRTIREFVFGVLLIPLGFTLAWMSIFGNSAIDQVLNHGMSALGMSAIDNPSMTLYLLLETYPWSKTVIAVTVFISFVFFVTSADSGTVVLSTLSAKGGNPDEDGPKWLRVFWGAMTALVTSALLFSGSIDALKSAVVLTSLPFSLILLLMMWGLHKAFYLESQKQIAQLHSLAPVSGSRRGKGGWRQRLSQAVHFPSRDEVYRFLDTTVRPAIEEVSAVFVEKGLNVITQPDPVNDSVSLEIGHGEQHPFIYQVQMRGYFTPSFARGGMGSKQINNRRYYRAEVHLSEGSQDYDLVGYTKDQIINDILDQYERHLQFLHLVR; encoded by the coding sequence ATGAATCCGCCGGTTTTTTACTTCTCGGCGAGCTTCATTCTGTTGTTCGGCATCGTCGTCATCGCCATGCCCGAACAGGCCGGTGCCTGGTTGCTGGCGGCGCAAAACTGGGCGGCCAACACGGTCGGCTGGTATTACATGCTCGCGATGACCCTGTATCTGGTCTTCGTGGTGGTCACAGCCTTGTCCGGCTGCGGCAAGATAAAGCTTGGTGCCGACCACGACGAACCCGAATTCAGTTACCTGTCCTGGGCCGGCATGCTGTTCGCCGCCGGGATCAGCATCACGCTGTTTTTCTTTTGCGTGTCCGAACCGCTGACCCACATGCTCCAGCCGCCACAAGGCGAGGCCGGTACGGCGGACGCGGCGCGTCAGGCGATGCAAATTCTGTTTCTGCACTGGGGCCTGCACGGCTGGGGTGTGTTTGCTTTCGTCGGCATGGCGCTGGCCTACTTCGCCTATCGGCATAACCTGCCGCTGGCCTTGCGTTCGGCGTTGTATCCGCTGATCGGCAAGCGCATCAACGGTCCCATCGGTTACGCGGTAGACGGCTTCGGCATCATCGCCACGGTGTTCGGTCTTGGCGCCGACATGGGCTTCGGCGTACTGCACCTCAACTCAGGGCTGGACTACCTGTTTGGCATTGCCCACACCCAGTGGATTCAGGTCGGCCTGATCACGCTGATGATGGGCGCCGCGATCATCGTTGCGGTCTCCGGCGTCGATAAAGGCGTGCGGGTGATGTCCGACATCAACATGCTGCTGGCCTGCGCGCTGCTGCTGTTCGTGTTGTTCGCCGGCCCCACGCAGCACTTGCTCAACACGCTGATCCAGAACCTGGGCGACTACCTCGGCGCCTTGCCGATGAAGAGTTTCGACCTGTACGCCTACGACAAACCCAGCGACTGGCTCGGTGGCTGGACGGTGTTTTACTGGGCCTGGTGGATCGCATGGTCGCCGTTCGTGGGCCTGTTCATCGCGCGGATTTCCCGTGGCCGCACCATCCGTGAATTTGTCTTCGGCGTGCTGCTGATTCCGCTTGGTTTCACCCTGGCGTGGATGTCGATCTTCGGCAACAGTGCCATCGATCAAGTGCTCAACCACGGCATGAGCGCGCTCGGCATGTCGGCCATCGACAACCCGTCAATGACGCTTTATTTGCTACTGGAAACCTACCCGTGGAGCAAAACCGTGATTGCCGTCACGGTGTTCATCAGCTTCGTATTCTTCGTCACCTCGGCCGACTCCGGCACCGTGGTGCTGTCGACGTTGTCCGCCAAGGGCGGCAACCCGGATGAAGACGGGCCGAAATGGCTGCGGGTGTTCTGGGGCGCGATGACGGCATTGGTGACCAGCGCGCTGTTGTTCTCCGGCAGCATCGATGCGTTGAAGTCAGCAGTGGTGCTGACCTCGCTGCCGTTTTCGTTGATCTTGCTATTGATGATGTGGGGGCTGCACAAGGCGTTCTACCTGGAATCCCAGAAGCAGATCGCGCAACTGCATTCGCTGGCACCGGTTTCCGGGTCAAGGCGTGGCAAGGGTGGCTGGCGACAGCGTTTGAGCCAGGCGGTGCACTTCCCGTCGCGCGATGAGGTGTATCGTTTTCTGGATACGACGGTGCGGCCGGCGATCGAGGAAGTGTCGGCGGTGTTTGTCGAAAAGGGTTTGAACGTGATTACGCAACCGGACCCGGTCAACGACAGCGTCAGCCTGGAAATCGGTCACGGTGAACAGCATCCGTTTATCTATCAGGTGCAGATGCGCGGTTATTTCACACCGTCTTTCGCCCGAGGCGGCATGGGGTCCAAGCAAATCAACAACCGGCGTTATTACCGGGCCGAAGTGCATTTGAGCGAGGGCAGCCAGGACTACGATCTGGTGGGTTACACCAAGGACCAGATCATCAACGACATCCTCGATCAGTACGAACGGCACCTGCAATTCCTGCACTTGGTGCGTTGA
- a CDS encoding type II toxin-antitoxin system HicB family antitoxin, with product MRPDVGNASLDEATSQEGLTEMKFPVVLHKDADSEYGVIIPDVPGCFSAGGTVAQAFENVKEALSLHYEGLVADGDPLPQVREIDAHLDNPDYAGGVWGVVEFDITPYFGKSVRFNATLPEQLLERIDQTVSRDRRYSSRSGFLAAAALRELSA from the coding sequence ATGAGGCCCGACGTCGGAAACGCGAGCCTCGATGAGGCCACATCACAGGAAGGACTTACCGAAATGAAATTCCCGGTCGTTCTGCATAAGGATGCCGACTCAGAATACGGAGTGATTATCCCGGACGTACCGGGCTGCTTCTCCGCAGGCGGTACTGTGGCGCAGGCATTTGAAAACGTAAAAGAAGCGTTGTCTTTGCACTATGAAGGTCTGGTGGCCGATGGTGATCCGCTGCCGCAGGTGCGTGAAATCGATGCTCACCTCGATAACCCGGATTACGCGGGCGGTGTGTGGGGAGTGGTCGAGTTTGATATCACGCCTTATTTCGGCAAATCAGTGCGCTTCAATGCCACGTTGCCTGAACAGTTGCTTGAGCGTATCGACCAGACAGTCAGCCGCGACCGGCGATATAGCTCAAGATCGGGATTTTTGGCGGCTGCTGCGCTGAGAGAATTGTCGGCGTAA